A genomic region of Saccopteryx bilineata isolate mSacBil1 chromosome 1, mSacBil1_pri_phased_curated, whole genome shotgun sequence contains the following coding sequences:
- the LOC136319135 gene encoding interferon-induced transmembrane protein 3-like — protein MNRESHVATGWAPQNSGPMMSTVVNIQPEIVVQDHIVWSLFNTIFFNPCCLGFVAFAYSVKSRDRKMVGDVIGAQSYASTAKCLNIIALVLGIFVIIGFVVLLALMLPAFYQVTAKVVQDG, from the exons ATGAACAGGGAGAGCCACGTGGCCACTGGGTGGGCGCCCCAGAACTCAGGGCCCATGATGTCCACCGTGGTCAACATCCAGCCCGAGATCGTAGTACAGGACCACATCGTCTGGTCGCTGTTCAACACCATCTTCTTCAACCCCTGCTGCCTGGGCTTCGTGGCCTTCGCCTACTCAGTGAAG TCTAGGGACCGGAAGATGGTGGGCGACGTGATCGGGGCGCAGAGCTACGCGTCCACCGCCAAGTGCCTGAACATCATTGCCCTGGTCCTGGGCATCTTTGTGATCATTGGGTTCGTTGTTCTCCTGGCGCTCATGCTCCCAGCGTTCTACCAGGTGACGGCGAAGGTCGTTCAGGACGGCTGA